One part of the Muntiacus reevesi chromosome 18, mMunRee1.1, whole genome shotgun sequence genome encodes these proteins:
- the KRT26 gene encoding keratin, type I cytoskeletal 26 encodes MSFRLSSGSRRLCSQAGTGRLTGGRTGFRAGNVCGGLGAGSNFSSPLGSISSRGSFSHGGGGLGSGVSTGFLENEHGLLSGNEKVTLQNLNDRLASYLDHVCALEEANADLEQKIKGWYEKYGPGSGRQLAPDYSKYFSVTEDLKRQIISVTTCNASIVLQNENARLTAEDFRLKYENELALHQSVEADINGLHRVMDELTLCTNDLEIQCEALSEELTYLKKNHQEEMKVMQGTAGGNVNVEINAAPGVDLTVLLNNMRAEYEDLAEQNREDAEAWFNEKSTSLHQQISDDVGAATAARNELMELKRNLQTLEIELQSLMAMKHSYECSLAETESNYCHQLQQIQEQIGATEDRLQQIRMETEGQKLDHERLLDVKIFLEKEIEMYCKLIDGEGRKSKSTCYKSEGRGPKNSENQVKDSKEEAVVKTVVGELDQLGSVLSLRVHSVEEKSSKISNITMEQRLPSKVPQ; translated from the exons ATGTCTTTTCGACTTTCTAGTGGATCCAGGCGGCTATGCTCTCAAGCTGGCACTGGTCGGCTAACGGGTGGAAGGACAGGCTTCAGGGCTGGAAATGTATGCGGTGGGTTGGGAGCAGGAAGCAACTTCTCTAGCCCTCTTGGAAGCATTTCTTCTAGAGGAAGTTTCTCTCATGGTGGTGGAGGGTTGGGAAGTGGTGTCTCTACTGGTTTTCTTGAAAATGAGCATGGCCTCCTCTCTGGGAATGAAAAGGTGACACTGCAGAACCTCAATGACCGCCTGGCATCCTACCTGGACCATGTGTGTGCTCTGGAGGAGGCCAACGCTGACCTCGAGCAGAAAATCAAGGGCTGGTATGAGAAATATGGGCCTGGTTCTGGCCGGCAACTTGCTCCTGACTATAGTAAATATTTCTCAGTCACTGAAGATCTCAAAAGGCAG ATTATTTCTGTGACTACCTGTAACGCCAGCATTGttctacaaaatgaaaatgccagACTGACTGCCGAGGACTTCAGGCTGAA GTATGAAAATGAGCTTGCTCTGCACCAGAGTGTTGAGGCGGACATCAATGGTCTTCACAGAGTTATGGATGAGCTGACTCTTTGTACAAATGACCTGGAGATACAGTGCGAAGCACTCAGTGAGGAACTGACATACCTCAAAAAAAATCACCAGGAG GAAATGAAAGTCATGCAGGGTACAGCTGGGGGGAACGTGAATGTGGAAATAAATGCAGCCCCAGGAGTGGACCTCACTGTTCTGTTGAACAACATGAGGGCTGAGTACGAGGACTTGGCGGAACAGAACCGTGAAGATGCCGAGGCCTGGTTTAATGAGAAG AGCACATCGCTGCATCAGCAGATTTCTGACGATGTGGGAGCTGCTACGGCAGCCAGAAATGAGTTGATGGAACTGAAGCGCAACCTGCAAACCTTGGAAATAGAACTTCAGTCCCTCATGGCCATG aAACATTCCTACGAATGCTCCTTGGCTGAGACTGAAAGCAATTACTGCCATCAGCTCCAGCAAATCCAAGAGCAGATTGGAGCAACGGAGGACCGACTCCAGCAGATTCGGATGGAAACAGAAGGCCAGAAGCTTGACCACGAAAGGCTTCTCgatgtcaaaatatttttagaaaaagaaattgaaatgtaTTGCAAATTAATAGATGGGGAAGGAAG aaaaagcaagtccACATGTTACAAATCAGAAGGGCGTGGGCCCAAAAATTCTGAAAATCAAGTCAAAG actCAAAAGAAGAAGCTGTTGTCAAAACAGTGGTTGGGGAACTTGATCAGCTTGGCAGTGTCCTCTCACTAAGGGTCCACTCGGTTGAAGAAAAATCCTCAAAAATAAGTAACATTACAATGGAGCAACGACTGCCTTCTAAAGTCCCTCAATGA